The following proteins are co-located in the Legionella busanensis genome:
- a CDS encoding chaperone modulator CbpM, whose product MTRNQNKTQFPECEEHFYLSLQEITYSFGVSQATILEIIDEGIISATKDEQDELQFDHEAFRRIRTVLKLNRDLGVNLAGAGLALELLTEIERLRHLLERK is encoded by the coding sequence ATGACTAGAAATCAGAATAAAACTCAATTCCCTGAATGTGAGGAACACTTTTATTTATCTTTGCAAGAGATCACCTATTCTTTCGGGGTTTCACAAGCAACTATTTTAGAAATCATAGATGAAGGCATTATTTCTGCCACAAAAGATGAGCAAGACGAATTACAATTTGATCACGAAGCTTTTCGGCGTATTCGTACTGTTTTAAAATTAAACAGAGACTTAGGCGTTAATCTAGCCGGCGCTGGCTTAGCCTTAGAGTTATTAACTGAAATTGAGCGTCTAAGACATTTGCTTGAAAGAAAATAA